One window of the Chryseobacterium shigense genome contains the following:
- a CDS encoding helix-turn-helix domain-containing protein: MIAIPSFIQKKLLLLHFIISCFSLDIKNSNDTLIDFRMFGITTKKSPRNKKFNFVYANLLIKEYKIKDINREKNATNFQKADNFFFHTISVNIILIFCLFFICSILAVTLYMSLQQYKRRINIKQKYYEDVILQLKEQIILNQNQADENKRNTGSKDDFEINKIFGETAFQQMLGKFLEIEKNKEFLDPDFKLSYLAKKLDTNTTYLSSFFNNFLKKGFNQYLQEKRIEYLLELLKKDSKYTKYTVQAISEHIGYKSSSAFSKVFKQHMGISYSEFIKG, encoded by the coding sequence ATGATCGCTATTCCCTCTTTTATTCAAAAAAAACTACTCCTACTCCATTTCATCATCTCTTGCTTTTCATTAGACATAAAAAATTCTAATGATACATTAATAGATTTTAGGATGTTCGGAATAACAACTAAGAAAAGTCCTCGCAATAAAAAATTTAATTTTGTATATGCCAATCTATTAATAAAGGAGTATAAAATTAAAGACATAAATAGAGAAAAAAATGCCACTAATTTTCAGAAAGCAGATAACTTTTTTTTTCATACCATCAGTGTAAACATAATTTTGATTTTTTGCCTTTTTTTTATATGCAGCATTTTAGCCGTTACTCTATATATGAGTCTGCAACAATATAAACGCAGGATTAATATAAAACAAAAATATTATGAAGATGTCATTTTGCAGCTAAAAGAGCAAATTATTCTAAACCAAAATCAAGCTGATGAAAATAAAAGAAATACAGGCAGTAAAGATGATTTTGAGATAAATAAAATTTTTGGCGAAACTGCCTTTCAACAAATGTTAGGAAAGTTTTTAGAAATTGAGAAAAATAAAGAATTTCTGGATCCGGATTTCAAACTTTCATATTTGGCAAAAAAATTAGATACGAATACCACATATCTTTCTTCTTTTTTCAATAACTTTTTAAAAAAGGGATTTAACCAGTATCTCCAGGAAAAAAGAATAGAATATTTGCTGGAACTTCTAAAAAAAGATTCTAAATACACTAAATATACAGTACAGGCGATCTCAGAACATATTGGGTACAAAAGCTCTTCTGCATTTTCTAAAGTATTCAAGCAACATATGGGAATTAGCTATTCGGAATTCATAAAGGGCTGA
- a CDS encoding HlyD family secretion protein, translating to MKEDILDNIELRSESVQDILTQPPHWMIRWGNSIILIILLLILVMSYIIKYPEFVAAPVIVTSQNPPEKIEARTSSKIEKIFIKDHQEVKKDDVLMVMQSTANYKDVLELRKLMDSIAPNQLGSFPIAQTSRFKLGELQGDYNSFAKAFQDEELFTRLQPYAPENLAANQSIVEYRGRIATLKQQKNLELAKYELSKKSYQRSQELYNQGVIASVELENEKIKYLQAQQNLENLNISISQIEEGISNVNKTKSGAAINTEKDKITYSSQTLQLFEQLRKSLKQWEQNYLVISSTDGMASFQQFFGENQFVKVAEPILSILPNNKEKLVGRMSVPTVNSGKVATGQKVLIKLDNYRFQEYGIVEGKVQNISLTPDDKGNYYVDVILPKGLKTSYNKNLKFDKELRGNAEIVTQDLRLIERFFYQIRKLLGYQS from the coding sequence ATGAAAGAAGACATTTTAGACAATATTGAACTCCGCTCAGAGAGTGTCCAGGACATTCTTACCCAGCCTCCTCATTGGATGATACGCTGGGGAAACAGCATCATATTAATTATACTTTTGCTTATCCTTGTGATGAGCTATATCATCAAATATCCGGAATTTGTTGCAGCGCCCGTTATCGTAACCTCACAAAATCCGCCTGAAAAAATAGAGGCTAGAACAAGCTCAAAGATTGAAAAGATTTTTATTAAAGATCATCAGGAAGTAAAGAAGGATGATGTATTAATGGTTATGCAGTCCACAGCAAACTATAAAGATGTTCTGGAGCTGAGAAAACTTATGGATTCTATTGCTCCCAACCAATTGGGCTCTTTCCCGATTGCACAGACATCAAGATTCAAGCTTGGAGAACTGCAGGGTGATTACAACAGTTTTGCAAAAGCTTTCCAGGATGAAGAACTCTTCACAAGGCTTCAGCCTTATGCGCCGGAAAATCTTGCCGCTAATCAGAGTATCGTAGAATACAGGGGAAGAATCGCAACATTAAAACAACAGAAAAATCTGGAGCTGGCTAAGTATGAATTATCAAAGAAAAGCTACCAGAGATCACAGGAACTTTACAATCAGGGAGTAATTGCATCTGTGGAACTTGAAAATGAAAAAATAAAATATCTTCAGGCTCAGCAGAACCTTGAAAATCTCAATATCTCTATTTCCCAGATTGAAGAAGGAATTTCCAATGTAAATAAAACAAAAAGTGGCGCAGCCATCAATACGGAAAAGGACAAGATCACCTACTCTTCACAGACTTTACAGCTTTTTGAACAGCTGCGTAAATCCTTAAAACAATGGGAGCAGAATTATCTTGTGATTTCTTCTACAGACGGAATGGCAAGTTTTCAACAGTTTTTTGGGGAAAACCAATTTGTAAAAGTGGCAGAACCTATTTTATCTATCCTTCCTAACAACAAAGAAAAACTGGTAGGAAGAATGTCGGTTCCCACTGTTAACTCCGGAAAGGTCGCTACAGGCCAGAAAGTACTCATTAAACTTGACAATTACCGTTTTCAGGAATATGGCATTGTAGAAGGAAAAGTCCAGAATATTTCTCTTACCCCTGACGATAAAGGAAATTACTACGTAGATGTAATTCTTCCAAAAGGATTAAAAACAAGTTATAACAAAAATCTTAAGTTTGATAAAGAGCTTAGAGGAAATGCGGAAATCGTAACTCAGGATTTAAGATTAATTGAAAGATTTTTCTATCAGATCAGAAAATTATTGGGCTACCAAAGTTAA
- a CDS encoding peptidase domain-containing ABC transporter, with amino-acid sequence MKKFPFYKQPDGKDCGPTCLRIVSKYYGRSISLQQIRALSETTREGSSLLGLSDASENLGFRSLGVQIDFNTLAEEVPFPCIVHWNKNHFVVVYKIDKNNKVYISDPSYGLITYTREEFIKSWIGENANENTEEGIALILETTPTFFQTEFDTAESKASFSFLSKYLFKYKTLVIQLAVGLLAGSLLSLIFPFLTQSIVDVGIQNQDLNFIYVVLLAQIMLFLGRMGIEVIRSWILLHLSARINISIISDFFIKLMKLPISFFDTRMTGDIMQRINDHHRIEQLLTSSSLNTLFSLVNLIIFSIVLLFYDYRLFIVYLVGAALYVGWISFFLNKRKELDYKRFSQVSQEQSKVIELINGMQEIKMHNAEKQKRWDWEFLQVKLFKLRIKSLSLEQWQSVGGNFINQMKDILVSFLSAKLVLSGNLTLGMMLSVQYIIGQLNSPLLQLIDFIKQTQDAKISLERLGEIHDKDDEEDKNEQYATEIPQKDIDVNNMSFRYIGSDVPVFEDLSLSIPYQKTTAIVGASGSGKTTLLKLLMKFYEPTAGEIKLGNTQLKNISPRFWRDHCGVVMQEGYIFNDTIANNIAVGEDYVDKQKLRRAVEIANIKDFIESLPLSYNTKIGNEGIGVSGGQKQRLFIARAVYKSPEFIFFDEATSALDANNEKVIMENLEQFFKGKTAIVIAHRLSTVKHADKIIVLDKGKVVEEGNHAELVALKGEYYRLVKNQLELGN; translated from the coding sequence TTGAAAAAATTCCCCTTTTATAAACAGCCTGATGGCAAAGACTGCGGACCAACCTGCCTCAGAATAGTGAGTAAATATTATGGCAGAAGTATTTCTTTGCAGCAGATCCGTGCACTTTCTGAAACCACCCGTGAGGGAAGCAGCCTTTTAGGACTGAGTGATGCATCAGAAAACCTGGGATTCCGCTCCCTTGGAGTCCAGATCGATTTTAATACGCTTGCAGAAGAAGTACCGTTTCCCTGTATTGTACACTGGAACAAGAACCATTTCGTTGTTGTTTACAAAATTGATAAAAATAATAAAGTATATATTTCAGATCCAAGTTACGGACTGATTACCTATACCCGTGAAGAATTTATCAAATCATGGATCGGGGAAAATGCCAACGAGAATACGGAAGAAGGAATCGCTCTCATCCTTGAAACTACACCCACATTTTTTCAGACGGAATTTGACACAGCAGAAAGTAAGGCCAGTTTCTCTTTTCTTTCCAAGTATTTATTTAAATATAAAACGCTTGTTATACAACTTGCCGTAGGTCTTTTGGCTGGAAGTTTACTTTCTCTGATTTTCCCGTTCCTTACCCAGAGTATTGTAGATGTTGGGATACAGAACCAGGATCTTAACTTCATTTATGTTGTTCTTCTTGCCCAGATCATGTTATTTCTTGGAAGAATGGGTATTGAAGTGATCCGAAGCTGGATTCTTCTCCATCTTTCTGCAAGAATTAACATTTCGATTATTTCAGATTTCTTTATCAAACTGATGAAGCTTCCTATAAGCTTTTTTGATACAAGAATGACCGGGGATATCATGCAGAGGATCAATGACCATCACAGAATTGAACAGCTTTTAACGAGCTCCTCTTTAAATACCCTGTTTTCGCTTGTCAATCTTATTATTTTCAGCATTGTTCTGTTATTTTATGATTACAGGCTATTTATCGTTTATCTTGTAGGAGCAGCCTTATATGTTGGATGGATCAGCTTTTTCCTCAATAAAAGAAAAGAACTGGATTACAAAAGATTCTCACAGGTTTCCCAGGAACAGAGTAAAGTAATTGAGCTTATCAATGGTATGCAGGAGATCAAGATGCATAACGCGGAAAAACAGAAGCGTTGGGATTGGGAATTCCTTCAGGTAAAATTATTCAAGCTCAGGATCAAATCTCTTTCCCTTGAACAATGGCAGTCTGTAGGTGGAAATTTTATCAATCAGATGAAAGATATTCTGGTAAGTTTTCTTTCTGCCAAACTGGTTTTAAGTGGAAACCTTACTCTGGGGATGATGCTTTCCGTGCAGTATATCATCGGACAGCTGAACAGCCCTTTGCTACAGCTTATTGATTTTATCAAGCAAACCCAGGATGCTAAAATTTCACTGGAAAGATTAGGTGAAATTCACGACAAAGATGATGAAGAAGACAAAAATGAACAGTATGCAACTGAGATTCCTCAAAAGGACATTGATGTAAATAATATGTCATTCCGTTACATAGGGTCTGATGTTCCGGTATTCGAAGATCTCAGTCTCAGCATTCCTTATCAGAAAACCACAGCTATTGTGGGGGCGAGCGGAAGTGGAAAAACAACTCTTTTAAAACTTCTGATGAAATTCTACGAACCTACTGCCGGAGAAATCAAACTTGGCAACACCCAACTGAAAAATATTTCACCGAGATTCTGGAGGGATCATTGCGGGGTAGTAATGCAGGAAGGATATATTTTCAATGATACTATTGCCAATAATATTGCGGTAGGCGAAGACTATGTTGATAAACAGAAATTGAGGCGTGCCGTAGAAATTGCAAATATCAAGGATTTCATTGAAAGCCTTCCACTGAGCTATAATACAAAAATTGGAAACGAAGGTATAGGGGTCAGCGGTGGACAAAAGCAAAGGCTTTTCATTGCCAGAGCCGTTTACAAATCGCCGGAGTTCATCTTTTTTGATGAAGCCACTTCTGCATTGGATGCCAATAATGAAAAAGTGATTATGGAGAATCTGGAGCAGTTCTTTAAGGGAAAAACAGCTATTGTCATTGCTCACAGATTGTCAACGGTAAAACATGCCGATAAGATCATAGTTTTAGACAAAGGTAAAGTAGTAGAAGAAGGTAACCATGCTGAACTGGTTGCTTTGAAGGGAGAATACTACAGACTGGTGAAGAATCAGCTGGAATTAGGAAATTAA